Within Phycodurus eques isolate BA_2022a chromosome 18, UOR_Pequ_1.1, whole genome shotgun sequence, the genomic segment CGCTGTTTTCGTGTATTTGATGGAAAACGCACGTTTAATGCAGTCGCGTATATGAGGTTGGCGTGCGGGAACATCAACGATGTCTGTTGGCGATTCAAGTCACTGCAAATAAGAGTCCAGATCAAACTGAAACCGCCATCCATGTGGTCCATTTGAGGGGTTTATCTCCAAAGACAAGACTCTTGTCTTCTGTATGGCGTAACTTCGTTGCCTTGCATTTTCAAAGAGACGCACTGGAGCCTCGGATCCATACAAAGCGACAATAAAGACAGTAAAAAAcgaaatatctatctatctatcttgcCTTGCATTTTCAAAGGGACTCACTGGAGCCTCGGATCCATACAAAGCGACAATAAGAACGTAAAAAGCAAAATATCTATCGATCGCACTGtaatgttacataaaaacagacaGTTACATTTGTTCATGTAGCTCTTGCTtctaaacattattattttgtgttaaaaagtTTTCTATACCTGTCGCTGGTGTTAATTAGGGAGATACTATAAATTATGGGTTATTGGCTGCACCTACTCCGATCGCCTATTGTGAAATGTAACCACCTGCCTCTTGATCCTGTTAGTGGTTCTGTTGGACTCCAAGGCACAGCAGACAGAATTGGAGTGGATCTCCTATCCTCCCAATGGGGTAAGTGTGGAGAACATCTGCCTTGTAAAACAATTATGATGGATTTAACACATTtccctatatacagtatattgcaaaatgaaaaagttatttttttgggttaatAAGTaagaatttatatatatatatatatatatatatatatatatatatatatatatatatgtgtgtgtgtgtttgtgtattatatatatatatgtgtgtgtgtatacacacacacacacacacacacacaccctgttgTCCATTATAAACTGCATTAAACTGCACACAGAACAAGATCACACACATGCCGATGATAGGGTGCATGgagggtgttgtttttttttttctctctctcaatgtttccaagttttaaatgtttcatttacaAATGCTCACATGgatcttctttttttcagtgggAAGAGATCAGCGGCTTGGATGAGAGCTACACACCCATTCGCACATACCAGGTTTGCAAAGTCATGGAGCCCAATCAAAATAACTGGCTTCGGACTAACTGGATCGAAAAGGGCAATGCCCAGAGAATTTTTGTGGAGCTGAAGTTTACCTTAAGGGATTGTAACAGCTTACCTGGTATGGTGGGCGCTTGCAAGGAGACGTTCAACTTGTATTACCAGGAAACGGCTTCGGAGACGGGCAGGAGTATGCGAGAGAACCAGTATGTTAAAATTGACACAATTGCAGCAGATGAAAGCTTCACTCAGGGCGACTTAGGTGAGAGGAAGATGAAGCTCAACACTGAAGTGCGCATAATTGACTCCCTGTCCAGGCAGGGCTTTTACCTGGCCTTTCAAGATGTAGGGGCATGTATTGCCTTGGTCTCTGTCAAAGTTTATTACAAGAAGTGCTGGTCCATCATCGAGAACCTGGCCATATTCCCAGACACTGTGACAGGATCGGAGTTCTCCTCCCTCGTGGAGGTCAAGGGAATATGTGTAAACAATGCGGAGGAGGATGCTGACAACTCTCCCATGATGCACTGCAGCGCTGAAGGGGAATGGCTGGTGCCCATTGGGAAATGCATATGCAAAGCAGGATTTCATCAGAAAGGAGATTCATGTGAACGTGAGTTGCTTTAATATTCTTTTCATAATCACGGCTAAAGTTATTATTTAGTCATCTCGCAGTTCATGAATTAGTTACCAACTTACCACTGACCCACCCACCTCACACACGCCGTCTCTCTAGTGTGTTGTTTACACTTCAGGAGAGCTATGAaattgatgaaaataaatgtgatatCCCGTCTCAGCTGGCCCATTATTGTGTTGTTGTGCAGGTTTGCACAGTTATTATTATCAATATCATACTTTCCATCTCTCCAAGTACTCATTGAATTATTGGCCACCTGACTGGATAGATAAAAATGATTACGGGAAAGGCGCTTCCcctattctttttttcatagtATGGCTGCCAACATCAGCCTGTAGTTTATGATGGGCAGTGGCCAATAATATTCAAAAGGAATGTTTCCAAGAACAAACTGAATAGCTTTTCTGGCACACCATCATCTATTTGGCAGCACAATGAGAGAGGACTTTAATTAACAAAGAAAACATCAAAGTCATAAGTTGTACTGTATTCATTATTATGTAGCCGTTCCCAATTCAACTGCAGTCCTTTTGATTTTTGTCTTACTACTTCTACTACTTGTGACCACAGGCAGCAAAAAAACTTGTATACCATGGACAGAAAACCCAAGCACTTGCATGAaaaattaagtaatttaattttagctgctatttattataatgtcctgatttaaagaaaaaaagattgctgAGCCTGTAACTTTCTGATAATTTGCTAAAGGATGACAACATTACTGCAAACATTACAACGACACTTTAAAATATTTGCGCATGGTTCctcattatgtactgtatattgattcAAATTCTCTGTATTTACTTGTTCCAATTAAGCAAACACAAACTTTATATTAAGGTGCTGTTTAGAATTATAAAGAAACATCACCACTCCCCTtagtatataaaaacaaaacaacaaaaaaaaaccaacgtttttttacattcaatcaaGAGCAACCCAAATTCTAATcaccgtattttcgcgaccatatggcgcaccgtattaaaaggtgcagtctcagttacggggtctttttctgtatttaacacatacataaggccgTATTATTGTGCTCAggtatggtaaaacatacactagcttaaaacatacgctagcatgcatgcacactaaaacatacgctagcatgtatgctagcgtatgtttaaaaaaaaaaaaaaactttttcattttgaaaatctatggaaagaattgaaactcaaggtccataaaagaagtccacggaaccttcaagatttgaagactgcttgtgtggaggaatgggccaaaatcacaccagagcaatgcatgcgacgtGTTCCTCCATAcgggaggcgtcttgaagctgtcattgcaaacaaaggcttttgtacaaaacattaattaaataccacttggcgtgttcaatacttttgccctgtgtcatttcacattattacacacaacttaatttctgatcttatttgttccactttctttgtatgtatggattacttgggtttttcccaacatctggttaaattttcatgtcaatatatttaatgagaaaaaatggTGACATTAAATACTAATTCAGCCTctgtatgtttgattaccaaggAAGAATTTGTAAGATATGTACAATtcttcagtacactcaaaagaactgctgtGCCCATCACCAGTCCACACAAGATGCTGATTTTCTGGCAGATAAATATGCCCAACAATTTTATAGTTTATTCTGTGGGATCAATATAAAAAAGCCACTTCAGTGttaatatataaaatttaatacacctgtttttgtttttgtttttttttactttaaaataatttacagtatattgtcgaACTGTAAACCAATCTATACAACACCACTACtactaattcattttatttattgttgccTTTCAAGCTACTCAAgtttgtcatgatctgtgttttgttttatgttctctTTTCTTGTAACCCAAGTTCATGTCGTCTTGCTCACTAGGTTTTCGTTTTCACCTGTTCTCGTTAGCCCTGGTacttgtgtctaccaatcagctccctccagctacttgTCTTGCCCAGTTGTGCCTTGTCTTCTCAGTTAGCTTGCATTTAGTCCCCTTTTGTGGTGAGTTTATTCCCTGAGTTACTTTATGTTGAACCTTGCTTTTCTGGACCTTTGAAGATTTAGTGTTTTGATTCTATTACAtaccttgtttgccttttttttgggggggaaatcaaaTGCCTTTTGACTCCTGCACTCTTGCCCCGCCTCCTTGTTTCCCTGCATCTGGGTCCTCCACTTTTTGCCAACTCCACCATGCAAACCagtgtttgtgacctcaaggtCACCGTACAAACTGTTCAAAGAAgtcaaacaatacaataaaaataaaacaattaaatcaaatgaTATGGAAAGTGTTAAAGTGAATAGGCAGTCTGGTATGggtgtgtcttgagtttggatttgaagtgGGATATTGAGTCTGTTTTGGAAGTCAGGTGGGAGTGAGTTTCAAAGACGGGCGGCAGAGTGTAGGTCAGCAAGATATGGCGGGCCGAGGTTCTTGACACAACAGGAACGAGAAAAAGTAAGCGGAAGGTTAATCAAAAGCAAACGTCACTGAACTTCATTATAATATACGTATACATTTCTGACTTCTATGGGTGCTCATTTGGAAAAAATGGCTTTCAAATGTCCTTAAACTTTAATTAATGATAAAGTAATGAATAATCAAGGAGTACCTTTTCATGTAAATATACCATTGTACAGCTGACCACATGATGTACGTTGTCAGTAACTCCATCTTcactgaatcaacagcgcctcttCTGTGTGTAATTCCACACAATCAACAAAATACTTAAAGATCGATTAATCCATTGTTCTTATCACTCTTCCCTAGAATTTTTCATGAAAACAGTTTTCAATGGTTTTGATTGTAGAAgtagcacggtggatgactggtcaGCGCATCCGCACAGTTCAAAGGTCGTGGGTCCAAATgcgggctctggccttcctgtgtggatttcGCATGTTCTctgtgcctatgtgggttttcttcgggtactccggtttcctcccacattccaaaatcatgcattgaagACTATATTAACTGTGGATGTGAATTTATATGTCTGCGGATGATGGAGtgaacatgggactgcacttcatcctagaacatctCGACAGTGctgggacctacgtgaggatcctgttcgtggacttcagctcagcgttcaacaccatcatccctgaactcctttcttccaagcttctccaactcagcgtctcgcctgccatctgccaggatttacagctttctgacgggcaggacacagcaggtgaggctgggggagaccacctcatccacacgcagcatcaacactggggcaccccaaggttgtgtcctctctccgctgctcttctctctctacacgaacgactgcatctcaacgcacccggctgtcaaactcctgaagtttgcagatgacaccactgtcatcaccctcatcaaagacagtgacgagtctgcatatcgacaggaagtggagcggctagagctttggtgcggccgacacaacctggagctgaacacactcaagactgtagagatgatcgtggacttcaggaggcatccttcgccacagctgcccctcacgctgtccagctgccttgcgtcaaccgtcgagaccttaaagtttctgggaattacaatgtctcaggacctgaagtgggtgatcaacatcaaatccgtcctcaaaaaggccaagcAGAGGAAGCAGGGCCTGCTACGGGAGCTGCTGAgtcagttctacacagcagtcatcgaatcagtcctgtgttcgtccatcacagtctggtttggtgctgctacaaaaaaagacaaactccgactgcaacggacaattaaaactgctgaaaagattgtcggtacccccctgcccactcttgaggacttgcacgctgccagaactaagacaagagcgtgcaaaatcctcttggaccctccacatcctggtcaccagttGTTCCAtcgccttccctcaggtaggcgctaccgatcaatgcaaactagaactatcaaacattccaacagcttcttccctcttgcaatcaacttcttaaacacctacaattccattacaacatgctggcaattttttgacttgagttcgttgtcacatttctgtggggccaattatatattactcgtgcactcactctagtagtctcgccatgctgcactagttgcatatctgttgttgaccaatactggccactcatgccagagtagcatcggccccatttgcacactgactgaggagtatctgcaacatttgcacaatcaacattgtcccagattatcgcactactcactTGAAATCtaggcgccctttgcacaatggtcattgcaccgtaccattgcaatattagtctttcgaactgctctaagtgctagaggactctgcatctttttgcataattatcaaaataaataaataaataatgtaccggcattaccagataactagcaaccctttattgctcagtgactgtttttctcaatggctatatgtctcaaaagtgttctctgtcaatggactgtctgttgtcgtactagagcggctccaactaccggagacaaattccttgtgtgtttttctggacatacttggcaaataaagatgattctgattctgattctgatgtgactgactgcgattgactggggaccagttcaagatgtaccccgcctctaacccgaagtcagctgggataggctccaacacacccgcgaccctagtgatgattaAGCGGTTTAGAGAATGGATGCAGGGAAAGACATTAACTTTTTTACATACCAGCCACTGTGGCTagtggtttcccagagttactagccactcagcattttcacTCGCCACTATTTTGTTGTTGGATAATAGGGGTTATGCGCAACCAACTTCCACATTCGATAAAACAGGTCGAAGCGCATAAAAAAACTAAGTGTAGCAAAGTTATTCTCCTTTCTTACTGGTTCCGAACAAGTGGGGTATTTTCACATCAGAGTGTGTTGCCAAACACCAT encodes:
- the epha7 gene encoding ephrin type-A receptor 7 isoform X7, with the protein product MGSTIVGGDTASYWGVYIEKHSSSMLSAFISCQWITFYFHLCSLVSLGEAQSAKEVVLLDSKAQQTELEWISYPPNGWEEISGLDESYTPIRTYQVCKVMEPNQNNWLRTNWIEKGNAQRIFVELKFTLRDCNSLPGMVGACKETFNLYYQETASETGRSMRENQYVKIDTIAADESFTQGDLGERKMKLNTEVRIIDSLSRQGFYLAFQDVGACIALVSVKVYYKKCWSIIENLAIFPDTVTGSEFSSLVEVKGICVNNAEEDADNSPMMHCSAEGEWLVPIGKCICKAGFHQKGDSCEPCGRGYYKSSSQDLQCSRCPMHSFIDREGSWRCDCDDGYYRAFADPPPVACTTLPGGHTGLLHFRTRTSFRAAESSLHHQSDDT